The Burkholderia cepacia genome includes a region encoding these proteins:
- the aroC gene encoding chorismate synthase, giving the protein MSGNTLGTLFTVTTFGESHGPAIGCVIDGCPPGMGLTEADIQLELDRRKPGTSRHVTQRQEADEVEILSGVFEGVTTGTPIALLIRNTDQRSKDYGNIVETFRPGHADYTYWQKYGIRDYRGGGRSSARLTAPIVGAGAVAKKWLRERFGVEVRGYMSGLGEIDVPFVDWSHVHENPFFSPNAAVVPELEAYMDALRKEGDSIGARIDVVASGVPVGWGEPVFDRLDADIAKAMMSINAVKGVEIGAGFDSVAQRGSVHGDELTPAGFVGNHAGGVLGGISTGQDITVSIAIKPTSSIRTPRRSITKSGDEATVETFGRHDPCVGIRATPIAESMLALVLIDHALRHRAQCGDVETTTPKIAGSAT; this is encoded by the coding sequence ATGTCCGGCAATACCCTCGGCACGCTTTTCACTGTCACGACCTTCGGCGAATCGCACGGTCCCGCGATCGGCTGCGTGATCGACGGCTGCCCGCCGGGAATGGGGCTGACGGAAGCCGACATCCAGCTCGAGCTCGATCGCCGCAAGCCGGGCACGTCGCGTCACGTGACGCAACGGCAGGAGGCTGACGAGGTCGAGATCCTGTCGGGCGTGTTCGAAGGCGTGACGACCGGCACGCCGATCGCACTGCTGATCCGTAACACCGACCAGCGCAGCAAGGACTACGGCAACATCGTCGAGACGTTCCGTCCCGGCCACGCCGACTACACCTACTGGCAGAAGTACGGCATCCGCGACTACCGCGGCGGCGGCCGTTCGTCCGCGCGCCTGACCGCGCCGATCGTCGGCGCGGGTGCGGTCGCGAAGAAGTGGCTGCGCGAGCGCTTCGGCGTCGAGGTGCGCGGCTACATGAGCGGCCTTGGCGAAATCGACGTGCCGTTCGTCGACTGGTCGCACGTCCACGAGAATCCGTTCTTCTCGCCGAATGCGGCGGTCGTGCCGGAGCTCGAGGCGTACATGGATGCGCTGCGCAAGGAGGGCGATTCGATCGGTGCGCGCATCGACGTCGTTGCCTCCGGCGTGCCGGTCGGCTGGGGCGAGCCCGTGTTCGACCGTCTCGATGCCGATATTGCGAAGGCGATGATGAGCATCAACGCGGTGAAGGGCGTCGAGATCGGTGCGGGGTTCGACAGCGTCGCGCAGCGCGGCTCGGTGCACGGCGACGAGCTGACGCCGGCCGGTTTCGTCGGCAACCATGCGGGTGGCGTGCTCGGCGGGATTTCGACGGGGCAGGACATCACCGTGTCGATCGCGATCAAGCCCACGTCGAGCATCCGCACGCCGCGCCGTTCGATCACGAAGTCGGGCGACGAAGCGACGGTGGAAACGTTCGGCCGCCACGATCCGTGCGTCGGCATCCGCGCGACGCCGATCGCCGAGTCGATGCTCGCACTGGTGCTGATCGATCACGCGTTGCGCCATCGCGCACAGTGCGGGGACGTCGAGACGACGACGCCGAAGATCGCCGGTAGCGCGACCTGA
- a CDS encoding electron transfer flavoprotein-ubiquinone oxidoreductase, which produces MTPASLIEQYGPRESMEYDVVIVGGGPAGLSAAIRLKQLAAEKGTEIGVCVLEKGSEIGAHILSGAVMDPRAITELFPDWKERGAPLDVEVTEDRFLFLSEKSAVTTPNWALPANFQNHGNYVISLGNVTRWLGQQAEALGVEIFPGFPAAEILYNDDGSVKGVATGNMGVGKDGEPTENFQLGMELHAKYTLFAEGCRGHLGRQLISKYKLDANADPQAYGIGIKELWEIDPAKHKPGLVIHTAGWPLKSDTYGGSFLYHMDNNQVVVGFVVGLGYTNPYLSPFEEFQRYKTHPSIRAFLEGGKRVSYGARAITAGGLLSLPKTVFPGGALIGDDAGFLNASRIKGSHAAIKTGMLAADAAFDAVQAGRQSDELNAYPDAFKQSWLYTELYRARNFKQWMAKGLYLGTLMVGLEQKVMGGNVPWTLHHKHADHEMLKPASQCTPIEYPKPDGKLTFDRLSSVFISNTNHEENQPAHLTLKDANVPVNVNLRTYAGPEGRFCPAAVYEFVKNDDGSDRLVINAQNCVHCKTCDIKDPTQNIVWVTPEGGGGPNYPNM; this is translated from the coding sequence ATGACCCCCGCAAGCCTCATCGAGCAATACGGCCCGCGCGAATCGATGGAATACGACGTCGTGATCGTCGGCGGCGGCCCCGCCGGGCTGTCGGCGGCGATCCGGCTCAAGCAGCTGGCCGCCGAGAAAGGCACCGAGATCGGCGTGTGCGTGCTCGAGAAGGGTTCCGAGATCGGCGCGCACATCCTGTCGGGCGCGGTGATGGACCCGCGCGCGATCACCGAGCTGTTCCCCGACTGGAAGGAACGCGGCGCGCCGCTCGACGTCGAGGTGACGGAAGACCGCTTCCTGTTCCTGTCCGAGAAAAGCGCGGTCACCACGCCCAACTGGGCGCTGCCCGCCAACTTCCAGAACCACGGCAACTACGTGATTTCGCTGGGCAACGTCACGCGCTGGCTGGGCCAGCAGGCCGAAGCGCTCGGCGTCGAGATCTTCCCGGGTTTCCCGGCCGCGGAGATCCTGTACAACGACGACGGCTCCGTGAAAGGCGTCGCCACCGGCAACATGGGCGTGGGCAAGGACGGCGAGCCGACCGAGAACTTCCAGCTCGGCATGGAGCTGCACGCGAAGTACACGCTGTTCGCCGAAGGCTGCCGTGGCCACCTCGGCCGCCAGCTGATCTCGAAGTACAAGCTCGACGCGAACGCCGATCCGCAAGCGTACGGGATCGGCATCAAGGAGCTGTGGGAAATCGATCCGGCCAAGCACAAGCCGGGCCTCGTGATCCACACGGCCGGCTGGCCGCTGAAGTCCGACACCTACGGCGGTTCGTTCCTGTACCACATGGACAACAACCAGGTCGTGGTCGGCTTCGTGGTGGGCCTGGGCTACACGAACCCGTACCTGTCGCCGTTCGAGGAATTCCAGCGCTACAAGACGCATCCGTCGATCCGTGCGTTCCTGGAAGGCGGCAAGCGCGTGTCGTACGGCGCGCGCGCGATCACGGCGGGCGGGCTGCTGTCGCTGCCGAAGACGGTGTTCCCGGGCGGCGCGCTGATCGGCGACGACGCGGGCTTCCTGAACGCGTCGCGGATCAAGGGCAGCCACGCGGCGATCAAGACCGGCATGCTGGCCGCCGACGCCGCGTTCGACGCAGTGCAGGCCGGCCGCCAGTCGGACGAGCTCAACGCGTACCCGGATGCCTTCAAGCAGTCCTGGCTGTACACCGAGCTGTACCGTGCCCGCAACTTCAAGCAGTGGATGGCGAAGGGGCTGTACCTCGGTACGCTGATGGTCGGGCTCGAGCAGAAGGTGATGGGCGGCAACGTGCCGTGGACGCTGCACCACAAGCATGCGGATCACGAGATGCTGAAGCCGGCGTCGCAGTGCACGCCGATCGAGTATCCGAAGCCGGACGGCAAGCTGACGTTCGACCGGCTGTCGTCGGTGTTCATCTCGAACACGAACCACGAAGAGAACCAGCCGGCGCACCTGACCTTGAAGGATGCGAACGTGCCGGTGAACGTGAACCTGCGCACGTATGCGGGGCCGGAGGGGCGCTTCTGCCCGGCGGCCGTGTACGAGTTCGTGAAGAACGACGACGGCAGCGATCGGCTGGTGATCAACGCGCAGAACTGCGTGCACTGCAAGACCTGCGACATCAAGGACCCGACGCAGAACATCGTATGGGTCACGCCGGAAGGCGGCGGCGGGCCGAATTACCCGAACATGTGA
- a CDS encoding SDR family oxidoreductase, which yields MGRSINLEGKVALVTGASSGLGQRFAQVLSQAGAKVVLASRRVERLKELRAEIEAAGGAAHVVSLDVTDVQSIKAAVAHAETEAGTIDILVNNSGVSTMQKLVDVTPADFEFVFDTNTRGAFFVAQEVAKRMIMRANGSGNGKPPCRIINIASVAGLRVFPQIGLYAMSKAAVVQMTRAMALEWGRHGINVNAICPGYIDTEINHYLWETEQGQKLQSMLPRRRVGKPQDLDGLLLLLAADESQFINGSIISADDGFGLA from the coding sequence ATGGGTCGTTCGATCAATCTGGAAGGCAAGGTTGCGCTGGTCACGGGGGCGTCGAGCGGCCTGGGGCAGCGTTTTGCGCAGGTGCTGTCGCAGGCCGGTGCGAAGGTCGTGCTCGCGAGCCGTCGCGTCGAGCGCCTGAAGGAGTTGCGTGCCGAGATCGAGGCGGCGGGCGGCGCTGCGCACGTCGTGTCGCTCGACGTCACCGACGTCCAGAGCATCAAGGCGGCCGTCGCGCATGCGGAGACGGAGGCCGGCACGATCGACATCCTCGTGAACAATTCGGGCGTCTCGACGATGCAGAAGCTCGTCGACGTCACGCCGGCCGATTTCGAGTTCGTGTTCGACACCAACACGCGCGGCGCGTTTTTCGTCGCGCAGGAAGTCGCGAAGCGGATGATCATGCGCGCGAACGGCAGCGGCAACGGCAAGCCGCCGTGCCGGATCATCAACATCGCGTCGGTGGCCGGCCTGCGCGTGTTCCCGCAGATCGGGCTGTACGCGATGAGCAAGGCCGCGGTCGTGCAGATGACGCGCGCGATGGCGCTCGAGTGGGGGCGCCACGGGATCAACGTCAACGCGATCTGTCCGGGCTATATCGATACCGAAATCAATCATTACCTGTGGGAAACCGAGCAGGGCCAGAAGCTGCAGTCGATGCTGCCGCGGCGGCGCGTCGGCAAGCCGCAGGATCTCGACGGGCTGTTGTTGCTGCTCGCGGCCGACGAGTCGCAGTTCATCAATGGCTCGATCATCTCCGCCGACGACGGCTTCGGCCTCGCCTGA
- a CDS encoding acyl-CoA thioesterase: MSDYSPVFEMSMPIRWGDMDAFGHVNNTVYFRYMEQARISWFEELGIAGGNGEGQGPVIVTASMEFLKQLHYPGDVIAKMSAAKPGRSSFDTGFELTRADDPQHVYARGNARCVWVDYALGKSVPLPQLLRDTIERALAARIG, encoded by the coding sequence ATGAGCGATTATTCCCCCGTATTTGAGATGTCGATGCCGATCCGCTGGGGCGACATGGACGCGTTCGGCCATGTGAACAACACGGTCTATTTCCGCTACATGGAGCAGGCGCGGATCTCGTGGTTCGAGGAGCTCGGCATCGCCGGCGGCAACGGCGAGGGGCAGGGGCCGGTCATCGTCACGGCGTCGATGGAATTCCTCAAGCAACTGCACTATCCGGGCGACGTGATCGCGAAGATGTCGGCCGCGAAACCCGGCCGGAGCAGCTTCGACACCGGTTTCGAGCTCACGCGCGCGGACGATCCGCAGCACGTCTATGCGCGCGGCAACGCGCGCTGCGTGTGGGTCGACTACGCGCTCGGCAAGTCGGTGCCGCTGCCTCAGCTGCTGCGCGACACGATCGAGCGCGCGCTCGCCGCCAGGATCGGCTGA